A single window of Bradyrhizobium daqingense DNA harbors:
- a CDS encoding kinase: MIITRTPYRVSFFGGGTDYPAWIQEHGGAVLATAIDKYCYITCRRLPPFFEHKHRIVYSIIENVSNIDQIKHPAVRATLQHEGVAEGLEIHHDGDLPARSGLGSSSSFTVGLLHALQALRGTMSNKDALAKTAIHIEQELLHENVGCQDQIISAFGGMNYVRFREDGTFDVSPVIASPERRAALKSHLMLCFTGFSRFSSDVARSQLENMAASAARLKRMRAMVDEGLEIFVNRSLPIEAFGELLHEAWLAKRTLSDKVTTDEIDAIYDAAREAGAIGGKLLGAGGGGFMLLFAKPERHAAIREKLKGLIHVPFDFEDSGSRVVLYQPNGL, encoded by the coding sequence GTGATCATCACCAGGACCCCGTACCGCGTTTCCTTCTTTGGCGGGGGTACAGACTACCCCGCCTGGATCCAGGAACATGGCGGGGCCGTACTCGCGACTGCAATCGACAAATACTGCTACATTACCTGCCGAAGGCTCCCGCCATTTTTCGAGCACAAGCATCGCATCGTGTACTCGATCATCGAGAACGTCTCGAATATCGACCAGATCAAGCATCCGGCGGTACGCGCGACGTTGCAACACGAAGGTGTGGCTGAAGGGCTTGAAATCCATCATGACGGCGACCTTCCCGCCCGATCAGGACTTGGATCGAGCTCCTCCTTCACCGTAGGCTTGCTTCATGCCTTGCAAGCGCTGCGGGGCACCATGTCGAACAAGGATGCGTTGGCGAAGACTGCGATCCATATCGAGCAGGAATTGCTTCACGAGAACGTCGGATGCCAGGACCAGATCATCTCCGCCTTCGGCGGCATGAACTATGTCAGATTCCGGGAAGACGGGACATTCGACGTGTCGCCGGTGATCGCTTCGCCCGAACGTAGGGCCGCGCTCAAGTCCCATCTGATGCTCTGCTTCACGGGGTTTTCGCGTTTTTCCTCCGATGTAGCGAGATCCCAGCTCGAAAACATGGCAGCCAGTGCAGCGCGACTGAAGCGCATGCGTGCCATGGTGGACGAAGGCCTCGAGATCTTCGTAAACCGCTCGCTCCCGATCGAAGCATTCGGCGAACTCCTGCATGAAGCCTGGCTCGCCAAGCGAACCTTGTCGGACAAGGTGACGACGGACGAGATCGACGCGATCTATGACGCCGCGCGTGAGGCCGGAGCGATCGGTGGAAAGCTGCTCGGCGCGGGCGGCGGCGGCTTCATGCTCCTTTTCGCCAAGCCGGAGCGGCACGCGGCGATCCGCGAAAAGCTGAAGGGTCTGATTCACGTGCCGTTCGATTTCGAAGATTCCGGCAGCCGCGTGGTCCTTTATCAACCGAACGGCTTATGA
- a CDS encoding ABC transporter permease: protein MQDQRYLQWAELLYLLTLKELKVRYKRSVLGYLWAIANPFIFALVYWLAFKFIMRVEMENYIVFILTGMFPWGWLSQSTIQGTGSFANNLSLVRRVKLPKLILPLSNVMQEMFHFMFAIPVIFFFMAINGERIYPLTLLWQMPLMLTLQLLFVFPLAVIGAVLNVYVRDIQYLIGIAFSALFFATPMVYPLNMVPVEYQFYFKLNPMYWLIDSWRIVFAGGILPLDHVACVSASIVAFSLIACWVYQRLAMRIPELV, encoded by the coding sequence ATGCAAGACCAGCGCTACCTCCAGTGGGCCGAGCTCCTCTACCTGCTGACCCTCAAGGAACTGAAGGTACGCTACAAGCGCAGCGTGCTCGGCTATCTCTGGGCGATCGCCAATCCGTTCATCTTTGCATTGGTCTATTGGCTCGCTTTCAAATTCATCATGCGCGTGGAGATGGAGAACTACATCGTCTTCATCCTGACCGGCATGTTCCCCTGGGGGTGGCTGAGCCAGTCGACAATCCAGGGTACCGGCAGCTTCGCGAACAACCTGTCGCTGGTTCGGCGGGTCAAGCTGCCCAAACTAATTCTGCCTCTGAGCAACGTGATGCAGGAAATGTTTCACTTCATGTTCGCCATTCCCGTCATCTTCTTCTTCATGGCGATCAATGGTGAGCGCATTTACCCATTAACACTGCTGTGGCAGATGCCTCTGATGCTGACCTTGCAGCTGCTCTTCGTGTTTCCGCTAGCCGTCATTGGAGCAGTGCTCAACGTCTACGTCCGGGACATTCAGTATTTGATCGGCATCGCGTTCTCGGCGCTCTTCTTTGCGACGCCGATGGTCTATCCGTTGAACATGGTGCCGGTCGAATATCAGTTCTATTTCAAGCTGAACCCGATGTACTGGCTCATCGACAGCTGGCGGATCGTGTTTGCCGGCGGCATCCTCCCCTTGGACCACGTTGCGTGCGTGTCTGCCTCCATCGTCGCGTTTTCCTTGATTGCTTGCTGGGTCTATCAACGCCTTGCGATGCGGATTCCAGAGTTGGTCTGA
- a CDS encoding DegT/DnrJ/EryC1/StrS family aminotransferase: MKFPLMRNNIAREDLDALIEHLKQDDPILTNGPNVRAFEQEWNEWLGTKYSVLVNSGASANLLTMAILKIRHPEGGEVIVPPLTWISDVASVIQNGFTPVFVDIDPTTLAMDATKIIDAITERTRAVFLTHVQGFDGLTDELIQHLEKAGIPLIEDVCESHGATHRGKKLGSFGWISNFSFYYAHHMTTIEGGMICTNDHAAYQAARMLRSHGMVREANDPAIKESYVAAHPDLNPDFIFAHAAYNVRNTEIGGILGRRQLPRLDANVELRTANFLRFLSRINPEKFRTDFKTEGSSNYAFNLVLRQPDMDLAERLMSAMRAAGIEFRRGSAGGGNQLRQPYLKSFVPAEHYKKFPQTDHIHFFGFYIGNFPDLRIDEVDEICAILNAVN, from the coding sequence ATGAAATTCCCCCTGATGCGCAACAATATCGCGCGCGAAGATCTGGACGCTCTCATCGAGCACTTGAAGCAGGACGACCCGATCCTCACCAACGGTCCGAACGTGCGCGCGTTCGAGCAGGAATGGAACGAGTGGCTGGGCACCAAGTACAGCGTCCTCGTCAACTCCGGCGCCTCTGCCAATCTCCTGACGATGGCCATTCTCAAGATTCGCCATCCCGAAGGTGGCGAGGTGATCGTGCCGCCGCTCACGTGGATTTCGGACGTCGCGTCGGTGATCCAGAACGGCTTCACGCCGGTGTTCGTCGACATTGATCCGACGACCTTGGCGATGGATGCAACGAAGATCATCGATGCCATCACCGAACGGACACGCGCCGTATTTCTGACCCATGTGCAGGGCTTTGACGGACTGACCGACGAGCTGATCCAGCATCTCGAGAAAGCGGGAATTCCGCTGATCGAAGACGTTTGCGAATCTCACGGCGCGACGCATCGCGGCAAGAAGCTCGGCAGCTTCGGCTGGATATCGAACTTCTCCTTTTATTATGCCCACCACATGACGACCATCGAAGGCGGCATGATCTGCACCAACGATCATGCGGCCTATCAAGCGGCACGCATGCTGCGATCCCACGGCATGGTGCGAGAAGCCAACGACCCGGCCATCAAGGAGTCCTACGTTGCGGCTCACCCGGATCTGAATCCGGATTTCATCTTTGCTCACGCCGCCTATAACGTGCGCAATACGGAGATCGGGGGCATCCTCGGCCGGCGACAACTTCCACGGCTCGACGCCAACGTAGAGCTCCGGACAGCGAACTTCCTTCGTTTCCTGTCGCGCATCAACCCCGAGAAGTTCCGTACGGATTTCAAGACAGAGGGCTCGAGCAACTACGCCTTCAATCTGGTGCTGCGTCAGCCCGATATGGACCTCGCCGAACGCCTGATGTCGGCCATGCGCGCCGCCGGCATCGAGTTTCGCAGAGGCAGCGCCGGCGGAGGCAATCAGCTTCGTCAGCCGTATCTGAAATCATTCGTCCCGGCCGAACATTACAAGAAATTCCCGCAAACCGATCACATCCACTTCTTCGGCTTCTACATCGGCAATTTTCCCGATCTCAGAATTGACGAGGTCGATGAGATTTGCGCCATCCTCAACGCGGTGAATTGA
- a CDS encoding ABC transporter ATP-binding protein, producing MPVVAVHGVWKTYHNHSVLGIKERLVGKRVAAPEGRFARSWALQDITFKVDAGRSLGIIGHNGTGKSTLLSLLLGTIKEDRGTIERSGRIGAMLELGSGCHPDLTGRENIFLNGSILGLRINEIKRKFDSIVAFSELGPAIELPMRAYSAGMSARLAFAVLAHADRDVLLIDEILAVGDAAFQAKCADYLSNYTARGGTLIVASHDLQNLQTLCVEGIWLHEGKLVEQGPIAAVARSYQQSINPLTKLE from the coding sequence ATGCCAGTCGTCGCGGTACATGGGGTTTGGAAAACCTACCACAATCACTCGGTGCTCGGCATCAAGGAGCGACTGGTCGGCAAGCGCGTGGCGGCCCCAGAAGGGCGCTTCGCCCGAAGCTGGGCGTTGCAAGACATCACCTTCAAGGTGGACGCAGGACGATCGCTCGGGATCATTGGGCATAACGGCACCGGCAAAAGCACTTTGCTGAGCTTACTTCTCGGAACGATCAAGGAGGATAGAGGCACCATCGAGCGCAGTGGACGCATCGGCGCGATGTTGGAGCTGGGATCGGGCTGCCATCCCGATCTCACGGGCCGGGAAAACATCTTCTTGAACGGCTCGATTCTCGGCCTTCGGATCAATGAGATCAAACGCAAATTCGATTCGATCGTCGCGTTTTCGGAGCTTGGGCCCGCGATCGAGCTGCCCATGCGGGCCTACTCGGCCGGCATGTCGGCGAGATTGGCTTTCGCGGTTTTGGCACACGCAGACCGGGACGTCCTGTTGATCGACGAGATTCTCGCTGTCGGTGATGCAGCTTTCCAGGCCAAATGTGCAGATTACCTGTCTAATTATACGGCCCGGGGAGGTACATTGATCGTCGCTTCGCATGACCTGCAGAATCTGCAAACACTTTGCGTCGAGGGCATTTGGTTGCATGAAGGCAAATTGGTCGAACAAGGACCGATCGCGGCCGTTGCCCGGTCGTATCAACAATCGATAAATCCACTCACAAAGCTCGAGTGA
- a CDS encoding B12-binding domain-containing radical SAM protein encodes MDALFVTPDSSAKAYQELAKTFSAIEPPTWSLLLAESCRAKGFEVGILDGDAERLSLQSTVTRIQDAKPRLIVMVLYGQNPNSGTTSMIGAVELSNALKAAGVGAPICFVGSHTSALPKEVLAYRCVDIVLLNEGVYALHNLLRSNLRSDLRTIKGIGYKVSNGAEQELILNPPEQIVPQDRMDVDLPGYAWDLLPSRDRPLDLYRAHFWHAGFSHDKRTPFAAIYTSLGCQFACNFCMINIVNRVNNDEGTDASHSRGMRFWSPEWVAREMRKLADMGVKTLRISDEMFFLNRKYYTPILDDCIQSGYGFNMWTYSRIDTVRANVLDKFKQAGVNWLALGIEAGNQMVRQEVSKGTFREVNIRDVCKTIRDSDINIISNYIFGFPEDTQETMQETLALALELNTEMANMYPCQALPGSPLYYTARTNGWELPQKFEEFAFLSYESVPMRTKYLSAAEVLRFRDEAWQTYFRDPSYLALVERKFGTAERRNVEQMSEIRLKRKLLGD; translated from the coding sequence ATGGACGCACTTTTCGTAACGCCGGACTCGTCAGCAAAGGCCTATCAAGAGCTCGCAAAGACGTTTTCCGCTATCGAACCGCCGACCTGGTCGCTCCTGCTTGCCGAGTCCTGCCGAGCGAAGGGTTTTGAGGTCGGAATTCTCGACGGCGACGCGGAACGTCTGTCCTTGCAAAGCACGGTGACGCGCATTCAGGACGCGAAGCCGCGCCTGATCGTGATGGTGTTGTACGGGCAAAATCCGAACTCCGGCACCACGAGCATGATCGGCGCCGTGGAGCTGTCGAACGCGCTCAAGGCCGCCGGCGTCGGGGCTCCCATCTGCTTTGTCGGCTCACACACCAGTGCCCTCCCGAAGGAAGTGCTCGCTTACAGGTGCGTCGATATCGTCCTGCTCAATGAGGGCGTCTACGCGCTGCACAACCTGCTTCGCTCCAATCTGAGGAGCGATCTTAGGACCATCAAGGGAATAGGATACAAGGTTTCAAATGGGGCCGAGCAAGAGCTCATCTTGAATCCGCCCGAACAGATCGTTCCGCAAGACCGCATGGACGTCGATCTTCCCGGCTATGCCTGGGACCTGCTTCCCTCCCGCGACAGGCCGCTCGATCTCTATCGCGCACATTTCTGGCATGCCGGGTTCAGCCACGACAAACGAACTCCGTTCGCTGCGATCTACACGTCGCTCGGATGTCAGTTCGCCTGCAATTTCTGCATGATCAACATCGTGAACCGCGTCAACAATGACGAGGGGACGGATGCTTCGCATTCACGCGGGATGCGCTTCTGGAGCCCGGAATGGGTCGCCCGCGAAATGCGCAAGCTTGCCGATATGGGCGTCAAGACCTTGCGCATCAGCGACGAGATGTTCTTCCTGAACCGCAAATACTACACGCCGATCCTCGATGACTGCATACAGTCAGGCTATGGATTCAACATGTGGACCTACTCCCGCATCGATACCGTTCGGGCGAACGTCCTCGACAAATTCAAGCAGGCCGGGGTCAACTGGCTCGCGCTGGGCATCGAAGCAGGCAACCAAATGGTCCGTCAGGAGGTCTCGAAAGGAACGTTCCGGGAAGTCAATATTCGAGACGTCTGCAAGACGATCCGCGACTCTGATATCAACATCATCAGCAATTACATATTCGGCTTCCCGGAAGACACTCAGGAAACGATGCAAGAGACGCTGGCTCTCGCCCTCGAGCTGAACACCGAAATGGCGAATATGTATCCTTGCCAGGCCCTGCCGGGCAGCCCGCTCTACTACACCGCGCGCACGAACGGATGGGAGCTGCCGCAGAAGTTCGAAGAATTTGCTTTCCTTTCGTACGAGAGCGTGCCGATGCGAACGAAGTATCTGTCAGCCGCGGAGGTCCTGAGGTTTCGCGACGAGGCGTGGCAGACCTACTTCCGAGATCCGTCCTATCTCGCACTCGTCGAAAGAAAGTTCGGCACGGCCGAACGTCGCAACGTCGAGCAGATGTCGGAAATCCGGCTCAAGCGGAAATTGCTGGGTGATTGA
- a CDS encoding glycosyltransferase family 2 protein codes for MNKRISLLLPTRGRPTLVERFLRSVVAESTHPELIEVILCVDDDDIGSHGITFTQLSLKTVIVPRQTMGAYNSICFQHATGDITIAVNDDVIVRTKGWDDKVRELDARYPDGVYLAYGNDLFKGASLCTFPILSRRAWLPPAVAYPIEYKGAFIDVHLMDIFKRLQKRGHQRIMYEEDLVFEHLHYRNHPEALDATYTDRSRFGDDLTFIALREARRLEADRLEALLANTALASAPSPRRAECPSPGLFSIISLCLRSFLLDSDLPIKWRAYLFAWLVTRYYFSRIFNVT; via the coding sequence ATGAACAAGCGAATCTCTCTGCTGCTGCCGACTCGCGGCCGGCCTACGCTCGTCGAGCGTTTCCTCCGCAGCGTGGTGGCAGAGAGCACCCATCCCGAACTCATCGAGGTCATCCTGTGCGTCGACGACGATGACATCGGCAGCCACGGGATTACGTTCACCCAACTTTCCCTGAAAACCGTCATCGTCCCACGTCAGACGATGGGCGCTTACAATTCGATCTGTTTCCAGCATGCTACCGGCGACATCACCATTGCCGTGAATGATGACGTCATCGTCCGAACCAAGGGATGGGACGACAAGGTACGTGAACTTGATGCTCGTTACCCGGATGGGGTCTACCTGGCCTACGGGAACGATCTGTTCAAAGGGGCCAGTCTCTGCACTTTTCCGATCTTGTCGCGCCGGGCTTGGCTCCCACCCGCCGTAGCCTATCCCATCGAGTACAAGGGCGCCTTCATCGATGTGCATTTGATGGACATCTTCAAGCGCCTGCAGAAACGTGGCCATCAACGGATCATGTACGAGGAGGACCTCGTTTTCGAGCACCTCCATTATCGCAACCATCCCGAAGCGCTAGACGCCACCTATACCGATCGCTCCCGATTTGGAGACGACCTCACCTTCATAGCTCTTCGAGAAGCGCGCCGGCTCGAGGCCGACCGATTGGAAGCCTTGCTCGCGAATACGGCCCTCGCGTCCGCCCCGTCTCCACGACGAGCGGAATGCCCATCTCCGGGGCTGTTTTCGATCATCTCGCTCTGCTTGCGCAGCTTCCTGCTTGATTCGGATTTACCGATCAAGTGGAGAGCGTATCTTTTTGCCTGGCTAGTGACAAGATACTATTTCAGCAGAATCTTCAATGTCACCTGA
- a CDS encoding transketolase — MPDKAKWVWRETLSVHRRAPETRIASSLSSIEIFVALYYGGVLNIHPTDPRWDGRDRCVISKGHGSICMYPILADLGFFPAAELDRVCKAGGILGGIPDPIIPGYETVNGSLGHGLGVGAGMALGLKRGGSKQRVFVVCGDGELHEGANWEAIMFASQHELDNLHLIVDNNSIAMLGFTDDIVSHAGLVKRLEAFGWQCLEVDGHDVLAVQEQLLSLKAISNGRPKALVARTLKGRGVPGLENEALSHIMAPKAELLEELLKASDER, encoded by the coding sequence TTGCCCGACAAGGCGAAGTGGGTCTGGAGGGAGACCTTGTCGGTGCACCGTCGCGCCCCCGAGACGCGCATCGCATCCTCACTGTCCTCCATCGAGATTTTCGTCGCCCTGTATTATGGGGGCGTTCTGAATATCCACCCGACCGATCCCCGATGGGATGGCCGCGATCGTTGCGTGATCAGCAAGGGACATGGCTCGATCTGCATGTACCCGATCCTGGCGGATCTCGGCTTTTTCCCGGCCGCCGAGCTCGATCGCGTCTGCAAGGCCGGCGGCATCCTGGGAGGGATTCCCGATCCCATCATTCCTGGTTACGAAACCGTCAATGGATCTCTGGGCCACGGTCTCGGTGTCGGCGCGGGAATGGCGCTGGGGCTGAAGCGCGGCGGCTCGAAGCAGCGCGTCTTCGTGGTCTGCGGAGACGGCGAACTGCATGAAGGTGCCAATTGGGAAGCCATCATGTTTGCATCCCAGCATGAGCTCGACAATCTTCACCTCATCGTCGACAACAACAGCATTGCGATGCTCGGCTTCACCGACGACATCGTTTCCCACGCCGGACTCGTGAAGCGGCTCGAAGCGTTCGGATGGCAATGCCTCGAGGTCGATGGTCACGACGTGCTGGCCGTGCAAGAGCAGCTGTTGAGCCTGAAAGCGATCAGTAACGGACGACCGAAGGCGCTCGTCGCACGAACGCTGAAAGGACGCGGCGTTCCCGGCCTGGAGAACGAGGCTCTTTCTCACATCATGGCGCCGAAAGCTGAACTTCTCGAAGAACTCCTGAAGGCCTCCGATGAGCGTTAA
- a CDS encoding sulfotransferase domain-containing protein: MRPLVVGAPRSGFALLSSVISQLLPMDPLRYGIKQRLVNTAVRQAQHYISTAIEAAFAAAGVGDRLIYNGNFKTVAGGPKWLKADDPSRACFRKYLGVKGMGDFILVIAHPAEVLETDAIVHSHSHPRLWTELAQYHDFRKFASVRNPIGIINSSLFSLNALASEYIQRYVDPRDDNDEMRQNLALFKFTNLDFFAGIVRHYKGYFDEFLPVADRFHVTRWEDLIDRSAETIQRVARQAGLVIEADHAGQIWQRLDHINLTGHHEHNYRRGKGLVGDWKNWMTNAHLEIIREHGLEDAMQVFGYGRIEPLDEARYTPFQRRVAELVSRGKVFEDHADLDLFGFAFNKSNIDASAFAFRRYGWRVHSTVERSGFSDEGIVMAVWEAAETAAGELNAVLDHLLAGDYSSEARATASVEAAIAASAAMAKRMPRATAAMVNELQVMVRQAFADGSAEVLEVDRSVPPLLIRSWNEYNIVSHRGQFSAIPQAVGPIDLTDRDPHSIPGSIVRDSYESLRIALSDGVAN, translated from the coding sequence ATGCGCCCTTTGGTCGTGGGAGCGCCGCGAAGCGGTTTCGCGCTGCTGAGCAGCGTCATTTCGCAGCTGCTGCCGATGGACCCGTTGCGCTACGGCATCAAGCAGCGACTGGTCAACACGGCGGTCCGGCAGGCGCAGCACTATATCTCCACGGCCATTGAGGCCGCGTTCGCAGCGGCGGGCGTCGGCGATAGGTTGATCTACAACGGAAACTTCAAGACCGTCGCCGGTGGGCCGAAATGGTTGAAGGCGGATGATCCTTCCCGCGCGTGCTTCCGCAAATATCTTGGCGTCAAAGGCATGGGCGACTTCATCCTGGTAATTGCCCATCCGGCGGAGGTGTTGGAGACCGATGCGATCGTTCATTCTCACAGTCATCCGCGACTGTGGACTGAACTTGCGCAGTACCACGACTTTCGCAAATTCGCGTCCGTGCGCAATCCTATCGGCATCATCAACTCGTCCCTGTTCTCTCTCAATGCGTTGGCCAGCGAGTATATTCAGCGTTACGTCGATCCGCGCGATGACAACGATGAGATGCGGCAGAACCTGGCACTTTTCAAATTCACAAATCTCGACTTCTTCGCCGGTATCGTCCGTCACTATAAAGGCTACTTTGACGAGTTCTTGCCGGTCGCGGATCGTTTTCATGTGACGCGATGGGAAGATCTGATCGATCGCTCGGCAGAAACCATCCAGCGCGTGGCGCGGCAGGCAGGCCTTGTCATCGAGGCCGATCATGCCGGCCAGATTTGGCAGCGACTGGATCACATCAATCTCACCGGTCACCACGAGCACAACTACCGGCGCGGCAAGGGCTTGGTCGGCGATTGGAAGAATTGGATGACCAATGCGCATCTCGAGATCATCCGGGAGCATGGCCTCGAGGATGCCATGCAAGTATTCGGCTATGGCCGCATCGAGCCGCTCGATGAGGCACGGTACACGCCTTTCCAACGGCGCGTTGCGGAGCTGGTCTCCCGCGGAAAGGTGTTCGAGGACCACGCCGATCTCGATCTGTTCGGCTTTGCATTCAACAAGTCGAACATCGATGCCAGCGCGTTTGCCTTTCGACGATACGGATGGCGCGTCCATTCGACCGTCGAGCGTTCGGGCTTTTCGGACGAGGGCATCGTCATGGCAGTCTGGGAGGCGGCTGAAACGGCGGCCGGGGAACTAAATGCCGTACTGGATCACTTGCTGGCGGGTGACTATTCATCGGAGGCTCGCGCCACTGCCAGCGTCGAGGCGGCCATAGCCGCCTCCGCAGCTATGGCAAAGAGGATGCCGCGAGCCACGGCCGCGATGGTGAATGAACTGCAGGTCATGGTTCGACAGGCTTTCGCGGACGGTTCGGCTGAGGTGCTCGAGGTCGACCGCAGCGTGCCGCCACTGCTCATCCGCAGCTGGAACGAGTACAACATCGTTTCGCACCGCGGCCAGTTCAGCGCCATTCCGCAGGCCGTTGGTCCGATAGACCTGACGGACCGGGATCCGCACAGCATCCCCGGTTCAATCGTCCGGGATTCCTACGAATCCCTGCGCATCGCGTTGAGCGATGGCGTTGCAAACTGA
- a CDS encoding O-antigen ligase family protein has product MGSILSVLTARQRFEAFRTSRYWFVAADVLAALLSATLPWSTSGFLILLIPLLAIVLGSADVPLFTRSFRRPASLFPLAFLALAVVGISWSEAGMSDGVRGLSPMVKLLLFPFLFYYFQKSERAHWILVAFLVSCTVLLLYSWLVVFQPTLALKTGRCCGEDYGVPVRNYIDQSQEFAVCLVALILAALYSAERKAWKYAMLASALGVGFAANLLFVVTSRTALVCIPFMLLVVAWRHAGSKGALAMTIVGALVLAISWFSSPHLRARILSVGTQFEEYRSADIPSSVGKRLEFWRKSIGFFIEKPWIGHGTGSVRDLFEIAAVGHTGASAEIIANPHNQTLSAAVQWGLLGVLVLYGMWGAHLRMFVGSGYISDLGLVVITQNIIGSVFNSHLSDFTEGWMYVLGVAALAGIIAKRDKMEPHRADVAATAGSKSLN; this is encoded by the coding sequence ATGGGTTCGATCTTGAGCGTTTTGACCGCACGACAGCGCTTTGAGGCCTTTCGGACATCTCGGTACTGGTTCGTTGCTGCGGATGTATTGGCCGCTTTGCTGTCGGCCACACTGCCTTGGTCGACGTCGGGCTTCTTGATTCTTCTGATCCCGCTGTTGGCGATCGTCTTGGGCAGCGCGGACGTCCCGCTTTTCACGCGCTCGTTCCGCCGGCCGGCCTCGCTCTTTCCTCTCGCGTTCCTGGCGTTGGCGGTCGTCGGCATCTCCTGGTCGGAGGCAGGGATGTCCGACGGGGTCCGCGGCCTCAGCCCGATGGTCAAGCTGCTGTTGTTTCCATTCCTCTTTTATTATTTCCAGAAATCGGAGCGGGCCCATTGGATCCTGGTCGCGTTCCTGGTGTCCTGCACCGTCCTCCTCCTGTATTCCTGGCTGGTCGTATTCCAGCCGACCCTGGCACTGAAGACCGGCCGATGTTGCGGCGAGGACTATGGCGTCCCGGTTCGAAACTACATCGATCAGAGCCAGGAATTTGCCGTTTGCCTGGTGGCATTGATCCTGGCGGCGCTGTACTCGGCTGAGCGCAAGGCCTGGAAATACGCGATGCTTGCATCCGCGCTCGGGGTGGGTTTTGCCGCTAATCTGCTATTCGTCGTGACATCGAGAACGGCGCTCGTTTGCATTCCCTTTATGCTTTTGGTGGTCGCCTGGCGACATGCTGGGAGCAAAGGCGCCTTAGCAATGACCATCGTCGGGGCGCTGGTACTCGCGATTTCATGGTTCTCGTCGCCTCATTTGCGCGCCCGCATTCTCTCCGTCGGCACTCAATTTGAAGAATACCGTAGCGCCGACATCCCGTCTTCTGTCGGAAAGCGATTGGAGTTCTGGCGAAAATCCATTGGCTTCTTCATCGAGAAGCCTTGGATCGGCCACGGCACGGGATCGGTCCGGGATTTGTTCGAGATTGCGGCAGTTGGCCATACTGGGGCTTCGGCTGAGATCATTGCCAATCCACACAATCAGACGCTGAGCGCGGCAGTCCAATGGGGGCTATTGGGCGTGCTGGTCCTCTACGGAATGTGGGGGGCTCATCTGCGGATGTTCGTCGGGTCGGGATACATCTCGGATTTGGGTCTGGTCGTCATCACACAAAACATCATCGGGTCAGTCTTCAACTCCCACCTGTCCGACTTCACCGAGGGGTGGATGTACGTGTTAGGGGTGGCAGCCTTGGCCGGCATCATCGCCAAGCGTGACAAAATGGAGCCGCACCGAGCCGATGTGGCCGCAACTGCCGGAAGCAAGTCGCTGAATTGA
- a CDS encoding transketolase family protein → MSVKPRAMRDALLDQIHRAMAHDPKIFFVSADFGSPVLDRIRADHPARFVNVGVAEQNLINVSAGLALEGYKVFAYAIAPFITMRCFEQIRVSLALLSEVRPMNVNLIGVGAGYSYVVSGPTHQCYEDITLMRGLPNFQVLSPSDHITTENLFGICAGTIGPKYLRLDAQVLPVLYADGPPDVTKGFHSHRRGRKICLVATGYMVHTAFIVADRLREAGIDVGLVDLFDLARFSAKALHDELSPYQTIVSMEEGFAGRGGLDALLYNFLGHSALDAKLINVGVEGGYRFELGSRAELHEQVGIGPDVVTKRLLQISASSSKTLPPLNGGRPQ, encoded by the coding sequence ATGAGCGTTAAACCGCGAGCGATGCGCGATGCGCTGCTGGATCAGATACATCGGGCCATGGCCCATGATCCGAAGATTTTCTTCGTCTCGGCCGACTTTGGGTCCCCAGTGCTGGATCGTATTCGCGCCGACCATCCCGCAAGGTTCGTGAATGTCGGCGTAGCCGAACAAAATCTGATCAACGTCTCCGCGGGACTTGCGCTCGAAGGCTACAAGGTCTTCGCCTACGCGATCGCCCCCTTCATCACGATGCGGTGCTTCGAGCAGATCAGGGTGAGCCTGGCTCTCCTCTCCGAGGTCCGCCCGATGAACGTCAATCTGATCGGCGTCGGCGCCGGCTACAGCTATGTCGTGTCCGGCCCGACGCACCAGTGTTACGAAGACATCACGCTGATGCGCGGGCTGCCGAATTTCCAGGTGCTCTCGCCATCCGATCACATCACCACTGAAAACCTCTTCGGAATATGTGCCGGCACGATCGGCCCCAAATATCTCCGCCTCGATGCGCAGGTGCTGCCCGTCCTGTACGCGGACGGCCCGCCGGACGTCACGAAGGGATTTCACTCTCACCGCCGCGGCCGGAAGATCTGTCTCGTCGCCACGGGTTACATGGTCCACACGGCATTCATCGTCGCCGACCGGCTACGCGAAGCCGGAATTGACGTCGGCCTCGTCGACCTGTTCGACCTTGCTCGCTTTTCCGCGAAGGCTCTGCACGACGAGCTGTCGCCGTACCAGACCATCGTCAGCATGGAAGAGGGATTCGCCGGCCGCGGCGGCCTCGACGCCCTGCTCTACAATTTCCTCGGACATAGCGCGCTCGACGCCAAGCTGATCAACGTCGGCGTCGAAGGCGGCTATCGCTTCGAGCTCGGATCGCGAGCGGAATTGCATGAGCAAGTCGGCATAGGCCCCGACGTGGTGACCAAGCGCCTGCTGCAGATTTCGGCTTCTTCTTCGAAGACTCTCCCTCCCCTGAACGGTGGTCGCCCACAATGA